From Vitis vinifera cultivar Pinot Noir 40024 chromosome 14, ASM3070453v1, a single genomic window includes:
- the LOC109121459 gene encoding germin-like protein subfamily 1 member 17, with the protein MKKGVSFLVTVALIALVSSLASASDPGPLQDTCVAIDEPNDAVFVNGKFCKDPKLTMAEDFFSPGLDKPGNTSNQVGSNVTTVNVDKIKGLNTLGISIVRIDYEPYGENPPHTHPRATEILTVLEGTLYVGFVTSNPENRLISKVLNKGDVFVFPIGLIHFQFNVGHTNAVAIAGLNSQNPGVITIAKAVFGSNPPINPDVLTRAFQLDKNVVDYLQSRFS; encoded by the exons ATGAAGAAAGGTGTTAGTTTCCTGGTAACTGTTGCTCTCATAGCATTGGTTTCCTCTCTTGCCTCTGCCTCTGATCCAGGCCCACTGCAGGACACCTGTGTTGCCATTGATGAGCCCAATGATGCTG TTTTTGTGAATGGAAAGTTCTGCAAGGACCCAAAGCTGACCATGGCCGAGGATTTCTTCTCTCCAGGCCTGGATAAGCCAGGAAACACATCAAATCAAGTAGGGTCAAATGTCACTACCGTAAATGTTGACAAAATAAAGGGACTCAACACTCTTGGCATATCCATTGTTCGTATTGACTATGAACCATATGGCGAAAACCCTCCTCACACTCACCCTCGTGCTACTGAGATCCTAACTGTCTTGGAGGGAACCCTCTACGTTGGCTTTGTCACGTCCAACCCTGAAAACCGTCTCATTAGCAAAGTCCTCAACAAGGGGGATGTATTTGTGTTTCCTATTGGTCTCATTCACTTCCAGTTCAATGTTGGGCACACTAATGCAGTAGCCATTGCTGGTCTGAACAGCCAAAATCCAGGTGTAATCACCATAGCAAAAGCAGTGTTTGGATCGAATCCACCCATCAATCCTGATGTTCTCACAAGGGCATTCCAGTTGGATAAGAATGTGGTTGACTACCTTCAATCACGCTTCTCGTAA
- the LOC100244214 gene encoding cysteine-tryptophan domain-containing zinc finger protein 3, with protein sequence MGKFTGFDGGEARYCSDDDQNIDIDVALSYIDERLQDVLGHYQKDFEGGVSAENLGAKFGGYGSFLPTYQRSPLMWSHQRTPQKVQIQNISKPSNLPSKGAHQSSVVLSSGLRHASITPPLPVSRTSSMDSSIKFHTSGESAPKCEIINLPNSRSDQKSLKVRIKVGSDNIKAQRNAAIYSGLGLVTSPSSSSEDSPSECEGNFPESQETQGESPSSIIKIMTSCPVPDGVLVSPLDDSFTCLMEEEGLVDIRISHHVEESSSPLVNKFATIRGGGEAFGDNEIQQRGKNVRMTELEDESYEDPSNGTNTHLKKGDAETLTGDSLKVLYPSKGNGKVNGVKEGPVKASEINKSVVKDSSNLEKEEALELASIVEASRTDKWNAKTSLVERVQKDKKAGRIITNGGGPKGESSYDLFKENCDIPEGKKDFNGGASGPPRKKFDQKAKSPLQDGMRIPLGKEQPASSCKKKSKGSQRKGTSALELTRESLRVDSSAAPEDMVAHRKYVPYKSNRDDIKSQKDLMKVKESQAHLIGKEKLEKKEIRMDPLETSVKEKNSSKLRVAMKETCASSDKLKERSGGKKSSCPSTFEAHQEVSKTSALTGNGSISGALPTEVAPVVIQENWVCCDKCHKWRLLPYGENPNCLPKKWLCSMLYWLPGMNRCSVSEEETTNALNALYQVPVPVPEVQTIQPVHTHGAASGATLADARNLGQNHQYHSFDAASSGGKTKHGTKPVSNVARHSSFMNLSNSSSDQLASTKRSLKHVDKSPLEFNTEERSGDAKLVKMKCKREADQDGFRVSKKIKTKGMHYIDGDQSRGRLEPEIDTQKHNEYSSSRDSKAVTKKLKNQVKKSVTMEEQNKRYVAGKKKKLMDWQDSQFSLETVPSNGHQSEAKWIVEKQNSGSEHGKGKKPRRSELERKESIASIPDGKPNRKGTVARILLSSRKDDPVDGNSSYEEGKSTEKDQPLAQSHGNNLSRQAIDCKTSSRRDLPFRQPPTAATSSSSKISSSCKVKVNSQEVKGSPVESVSSSPLRMSSRENFRTNLLGKDDATGADFFLMNNPRSCSEAEGDGENVVSGRARKEKAFSSNHQRSMKSSLFDYQDRITDHKTHGKVKVCTVHPSKLPNTQLVNSSIDNYEQDKERVNNLHFHNGSVPENFGKVFSSQAKEKHLTSKSGSNRGKIKASDSHKEQKELFLAKSVKYEMENEFNDNAPHKEEMRDMKFKIEGGYGIKSDKAEKNCVGKKVSAGKRASESCKIEKQTKFEEHDNLHGKSNTICQKDGGSTMQQNRKVEKSLKCLSADSTDQVEVASGKSDAAKAAKQHGESEGLNGIHVGSRDPTPNRHGARDIVAPNPVKQGTSIRAARNALKEAKNLKHLADRLKISGSGLESTELFFQAALKFLYGATLLELCNSEGVSCGEMSSIEVFNSTAKLCEYCAHEFERWKSMAFAALSYKCMEVAYMQVVYSTDSIASRDRNELQMALEMVLPVESPSSSASGVDNLNNQAAIDKMDIPKDASSQVMGNHVIAARNRPNFVRLLDFAQIVSFAMEASWKSQNAFAAANVVLAEAGNEEGISSVKRVLDFSFHDVDGFLRLVRLAMEALAP encoded by the exons ATGGGCAAGTTTACTGGGTTTGATGGCGGTGAGGCTCGCTATTGCTCTGATGATGATCAAAACATTGATATTGATGTTGCTCTTTCTTACATT GATGAGAGGCTTCAAGATGTCCTTGGACATTATCAAAAAGATTTTGAAGGTGGAGTTTCTGCCGAGAATTTAG GAGCAAAATTTGGTGGGTATGGTTCATTTTTACCCACTTATCAGCGCTCTCCTCTTATGTGGTCTCACCAAAGGACTCCACAGAAAGTTCAGATCCAAAACATTTCCAAACCTAGCAATCTCCCATCAAAg GGAGCCCATCAGAGCTCTGTAGTTCTCTCAAGTGGACTTAGACATGCTTCAATCACTCCACCACTGCCTGTATCAAGGACTTCTTCTATGGATAgttcaattaaatttcatacTTCAGGGGAATCTGCTCCTAAATGTGAAATCATAAACCTGCCAAATTCTAGGTCTGATCAGAAAAGTCTGAAGGTTCGGATTAAAGTGGGCTCAGATAATATAAAGGCTCAAAGAAATGCTGCTATTTATAGTGGTCTTGGTCTTGTTACATCTCCATCTTCCTCATCGGAGGATAGCCCTTCAGAATGTGAAGGGAATTTCCCTGAATCTCAAGAAACCCAGGGTGAATCTCCCTCCAGCATTATTAAG ATCATGACTTCTTGTCCTGTTCCTGATGGTGTATTGGTATCACCCCTGGATGATAGTTTTACTTGCTTAATGGAAGAGGAAGGCCTTGTAGACATTAGGATATCTCATCATGTTGAAGAAAGTTCTTCCCCTTTAGTAAACAAGTTTGCTACCATTAGGGGTGGTGGAGAAGCGTTTGGAGATAATGAGATTCAGCAGAGGGGTAAAAATGTGAGGATGACAGAATTGGAAGATGAGAGTTATGAGGATCCCTCTAATGGCACCAATACTCATCTGAAGAAAGGAGATGCTGAGACCTTGACGGGTGATTCCTTGAAGGTTCTGTATCCATCCAAAGGAAATGGTAAAGTCAATGGCGTAAAAGAAGGTCCTGTTAAGGCATCTGAAATCAATAAGAGTGTGGTAAAGGACAGCTCTAATTTAGAAAAGGAGGAAGCCTTAGAGTTGGCATCAATTGTGGAAGCTAGCAGGACTGATAAGTGGAATGCAAAGACAAGTTTGGTAGAAAGGGTTCAGAAAGATAAAAAAGCAGGTCGTATTATTACAAACGGTGGTGGGCCCAAAGGGGAGAGTAGTTAtgatttatttaaagaaaattgcgACATCCCCGAGGGAAAGAAAGATTTTAATGGTGGGGCAAGCGGTCCTCCTAGAAAGAAATTTGATCAGAAGGCTAAATCCCCTCTGCAAGATGGAATGAGAATTCCTCTTGGGAAGGAACAGCCAGCTTCTAGTTGCAAAAAGAAATCGAAGGGAAGCCAAAGAAAGGGTACCTCAGCCTTGGAGTTAACAAGGGAAAGCTTGAGGGTTGATTCTTCTGCAGCACCGGAAGATATGGTCGCTCATCGAAAATATGTTCCATATAAAAGTAATCGGGATGACATCAAATCGCAGAAGGATTTGATGAAGGTCAAAGAAAGTCAAGCTCATTTGATTGGGAAAGAAAAACTTGAAAAGAAGGAAATTAGAATGGATCCGTTGGAGACTtctgttaaagaaaaaaattcctcTAAGCTTAGGGTTGCCATGAAAGAAACCTGTGCATCCAGTGATAAATTAAAGGAAAGATCGGGAGGTAAAAAGTCCAGTTGCCCATCAACATTCGAAGCACATCAAGAAGTTTCAAAAACTTCTGCCCTAACAGGAAATGGGTCCATTTCTGGTGCACTTCCTACTGAGGTTGCTCCGGTAGTCATACAGGAAAATTGGGTATGCTGTGACAAGTGTCACAAGTGGCGGCTTCTCCCGTATGGTGAAAATCCTAACTGTCTCCCAAAGAAGTGGCTGTGTAGCATGCTATATTGGCT GCCTGGAATGAACCGATGTAGTGTCAGTGAGGAGGAGACAACAAATGCGCTGAATGCATTGTACCAGGTTCCTGTCCCTGTTCCTGAGGTCCAAACTATTCAACCAGTCCATACTCATGGAGCTGCATCTGGGGCAACCTTGGCTGATGCTAGGAATCTTGGTCAAAACCACCAATACCATAGTTTTGATGCTGCGTCCAGCGGTGGAAAGACAAAGCATGGTACAAAGCCAGTATCAAATGTAGCGAGACATAGCAGTTTCATGAACCTTTCAAACTCCTCAAGTGATCAACTTGCCTCCACTAAAAGAAGTCTAAAGCATGTGGACAAATCCCCTCTGGAGTTCAACACAGAGGAAAGATCGG GTGATGCAAAGCTAGTGAAAATGAAATGCAAGAGAGAGGCTGATCAAGATGGTTTTAGAGTGTCTAAGAAAATCAAGACAAAGGGCATGCATTATATTGATGGAGATCAAAGTCGAGGTAGATTGGAACCTGAAATTGACACTCAGAAGCATAATGAATACTCTTCTTCCAGGGATTCAAAGGCTGTCACAAAGAAACTGAAGAACCAGGTTAAGAAGAGTGTGACTATGGAAGAGCAAAATAAAAGATATGTTgcaggaaagaagaaaaaattgatgGACTGGCAAGATAGTCAGTTTTCCTTGGAGACTGTTCCTAGTAACGGGCATCAGTCTGAAGCCAAGTGGATTGTGGAGAAGCAGAATAGTGGCAGTGAACATGGAAAAGGGAAGAAGCCCAGGAGATCAGAGTTAGAGAGAAAGGAATCCATTGCAAGTATCCCTGATGGTAAACCAAACAGAAAAGGTACAGTTGCCAGGATCCTTTTGTCAAGTCGCAAAGATGATCCTGTAGATGGCAATAGTTCATATGAAGAAGGAAAAAGCACCGAAAAGGACCAGCCCTTGGCACAAAGTCATGGGAACAACTTATCACGACAGGCCATTGATTGCAAGACTTCTTCGAGAAGGGATTTGCCATTTAGACAGCCTCCCACGGCAGCCACCTCTAGCTCATCTAAAATTTCTAGCTCCTGTAAAGTTAAAGTCAACTCCCAAGAAGTTAAAGGCTCACCTGTGGAATcagtttcttcttctcctttgaGGATGTCCAGCAGAGAAAATTTTAGAACAAACCTTTTGGGGAAGGATGATGCTACTGGTGCAGATTTCTTTCTCATGAATAATCCTAGAAGTTGCTCAGAAGCTGAGGGCGATGGTGAAAATGTTGTGTCTGGGAGAGCTAGGAAGGAGAAAGCTTTCTCTTCCAATCATCAAAGATCAATGAAATCCTCATTGTTTGATTATCAGGACAGGATAACTGATCATAAAACACATGGAAAAGTTAAAGTATGTACTGTACATCCTTCTAAACTCCCAAACACCCAATTGGTGAACAGTTCCATTGATAACTATGAACAAGATAAAGAGAGAGTAAACAACCTTCACTTCCATAATGGGTCTGTTCCTGAGAATTTTGGGAAGGTATTCTCTTCACAGGCCAAAGAAAAGCACTTGACTTCTAAATCTGGTTCCAATAGAGGCAAGATCAAAGCCTCTGATTCACATAAGGAGCAGAAAGAGCTGTTCCTAGCCAAGAGCGTGAAGTATGAGATGGAGAATGAATTCAATGATAATGCACCCCACAAAGAAGAAATGAGGGATATGAAGTTTAAAATTGAGGGAGGTTATGGCATTAAATCTGATAAGGCTGAGAAAAATTGTGTTGGTAAGAAAGTTTCTGCAGGGAAACGTGCTAGTGAAAGTTGTAAAATAGAGAAGCAAACTAAATTTGAAGAACATGACAATCTGCATGGAAAATCAAATACCATTTGCCAAAAGGATGGTGGATCTACTATGCAGCAGAACCGCAAGGTTGAAAAGTCCTTGAAGTGTCTTTCTGCAGACAGCACTGATCAAGTTGAAGTAGCCTCTGGGAAAAG TGATGCTGCAAAGGCTGCAAAACAGCATGGGGAGTCTGAAGGTCTAAATGGAATTCATGTTGGTTCAAGAGATCCCACTCCTAACAGGCATGGGGCCAGGGATATTGTTGCTCCAAATCCTGTTAAACAGGGTACCTCCATTCGTGCAGCACGTAATGCCTTGAAAGAAGCTAAGAATCTTAAACATTTAGCTGATCGACTTAAG ATTTCTGGGTCAGGACTCGAAAGTACCGAGCTTTTCTTCCAGGCAGCTTTGAAGTTTCTTTATGGGGCAACGCTTTTAGAACTTTGCAACAGTGAGGGTGTCAGCTGTGGGGAGATGTCATCAATAGAAGTATTCAATAGTACTGCAAAACTATGCGA GTATTGTGCCCATGAGTTTGAGAGATGGAAAAGCATGGCTTTTGCTGCTTTGTCATACAAATGTATGGAAGTGGCATACATGCAGGTGGTCTATTCCACTGATTCCATTGCCAGCAGGGACCGAAATGAGTTGCAGATGGCCCTAGAGATGGTTCTGCCAG TTGAGTCCCCATCATCCTCTGCCTCTGGTGTTGATAACTTAAACAATCAAGCAGCAATTGATAAGATGGATATACCCAAGGATGCCAGTTCTCAAGTTATGGGAAATCATGTTATTGCTGCCAGAAACCGACCCAACTTTGTGCGGCTGCTTGACTTT GCACAAATTGTTAGTTTTGCAATGGAAGCCTCATGGAAATCACAGAATGCTTTCGCAGCTGCTAATGTGGTTCTTGCAGAGGCTGGGAATGAAGAGGGTATTTCTTCTGTTAAGAGGGTCCTTGATTTCAGCTTCCATGACGTAGATGGATTCTTACGTCTTGTACGCCTTGCAATGGAGGCTCTTGCCCCTTAG